In Euwallacea fornicatus isolate EFF26 chromosome 36, ASM4011564v1, whole genome shotgun sequence, a genomic segment contains:
- the LOC136349156 gene encoding elongation factor 1-alpha-like codes for MGKEKTHINIVVIGHVDSGKSTSTGHLIYKCGGIDKRTIEKFEKEAQEMGKGSFKYAWVLDKLKAERERGITIDIALWKFETAKYYVTIIDAPGHRDFIKNMITGTSQADCAVLIVAAGTGEFEAGISKNGQTREHALLAFTLGVKQLIVGVNKMDNTEPPYSEARFEEIKKEVSSYIKKIGFNPAAVPFVPISGWHGDNMLEASDKMPWFKGWTIERKEGKAEGKTLIEAFDAILPPSRPTEKPLRLPLQDVYKIGGIGTVPVGRIETGILKPGMVVTFAPVGLTTEVKSVEMHHEALQEAVPGDNVGFNVKNVSVKELRRGFVAGDSKNNPPKGASDFTAQVIVLNHPGQIANGYTPVLDCHTAHIACKFAEIKEKCDRRTGKTTEENPKSIKSGDAAIVNLVPSKPMCVESFQEFPPLGRFAVRDMRQTVAVGVIKQVNFKDTAGKVTKAAEKAQKKK; via the exons TGATCTACAAATGTGGAGGCATCGACAAACGCACCATTGAGAAGTTTGAGAAAGAGGCCCAGGAAATGGGCAAGGGATCCTTTAAGTATGCCTGGGTCTTGGACAAGTTGAAAGCCGAAAGAGAGCGAGGAATTACTATAGATATTGCCTTGTGGAAGTTTGAGACTGCTAAATATTACGTGACAATTATCGATGCTCCTGGGCATAGAGATTTCATAAAGAACATGATCACTGGGACTTCCCAAGCCGATTGTGCAGTTTTGATCGTTGCTGCTGGAACTGGGGAGTTTGAGGCAGGGATCTCCAAAAATGGGCAAACAAGAGAGCACGCCCTTTTGGCGTTCACTTTAG GTGTGAAGCAGCTAATAGTAGGCGTAAACAAGATGGACAACACAGAACCTCCTTACTCTGAGGCTCGTttcgaagaaatcaaaaaagaGGTGTCatcatatataaaaaaaatcggctTCAACCCTGCCGCAGTTCCATTTGTCCCGATTTCGGGGTGGCATGGCGACAATATGCTGGAAGCCAGCGATAAAATGCCCTGGTTCAAGGGATGGACAATTGAGCGTAAAGAAGGTAAAGCGGAAGGCAAAACTCTCATTGAGGCTTTTGACGCCATCTTGCCCCCATCCAGACCGACCGAAAAGCCTTTGAGATTGCCTTTGCAA gaTGTTTACAAGATTGGTGGAATTGGAACAGTTCCAGTGGGTCGTATTGAAACTGGTATTTTGAAGCCCGGAATGGTCGTAACTTTTGCTCCAGTCGGACTAACTACTGAGGTGAAGAGTGTAGAGATGCACCACGAGGCTCTACAGGAAGCGGTGCCTGGTGATAATGTTGGATTCAACGTAAAGAACGTTTCAGTTAAGGAATTGAGGCGTGGTTTTGTCGCTGGAGATTCGAAGAACAATCCTCCCAAAGGGGCCTCTGATTTTACTGCGCAG GTTATAGTTCTGAACCATCCAGGACAAATCGCGAATGGATACACTCCAGTCCTGGATTGCCATACGGCTCATATCGCTTGTAAATTCGCCGAAATAAAGGAGAAATGTGACCGTCGTACTGGAAAAACTACCGAAGAGAATCCCAAGTCCATTAAGTCTGGCGATGCGGCCATAGTAAATTTGGTACCATCGAAGCCGATGTGCGTCGAATCTTTCCAG gaatTTCCTCCTTTGGGTCGTTTCGCCGTCCGCGACATGCGTCAGACTGTCGCGGTGGGGGTGATAAAACAAGTAAACTTCAAAGACACTGCTGGTAAAGTCACGAAGGCCGCGGAAAAGGCCCAGAAGAAGAAATAA